The Nicotiana tomentosiformis chromosome 9, ASM39032v3, whole genome shotgun sequence genome contains the following window.
ttccaaaattcAGCTCAGGCAAGGCTATATTGAGTTTGTCAAATAACTTAGTTAACATGAAGACATAAGGCATCACATGCTTAGGCTTGGAGGTGTCTGCAGCCCTTGCCATATGCTGAATCATCAAGCTGGGAAGGTTTATGGCTCTACCAGTATCCAACAACTCCATTACATCCATATCAAGTAGGGTAGCCTCATGCCTTCTCTCAGATCTCTGTAGAATGCAGGAATTCACAAAGTGAAATAGCAGTTTGTGAAAAAGTGTCATGTCAGTCTTGTACACCTTCTGTGGAGCATCCGGCTTTAACTTCTAGGAAAACTTTCTGGTAACTATAATGCATGTGTCCACATCATTGTCAATAACATGCCACTTATTCTTCAAATAGTTTTCAAATCCAAGGTAGGGAATTTTCAGTAGCAGCCCAAGCTCTTCAGCATCAAACTCCATCTCAAAATCTTTCACAGACTAGAGATTAGCATAAAACTCGACTACTGCAGGAACCCACATAGGGGAAAGGGTTTAACAAACATATGTGTCCAACCCTGCAAGTAAAGTTTTTCAACCAACTGGTCCATGCCCTTTTCATCAGTATTGGTAAGTATCTTCCCATTCAACACTTTTCTATTCTTGAACTCAGTGAACCTGTCAACTGCAGTAGACACAACATTTTTCTTCTTCCCTTTGATGTCCTTCTAAGAGATAGTAGTTGCTTTGGTGGATTTAGCAGCAAGCTTCTTCACTATTTTGTTTCTTAGCCTTTTGAGAAGGACCAGGTTCATCCTCTTCATCCAACTCAACTATAGTTTCGACATTAGAgtttttctctcttattttcttggAACTCCTAGACTCATTGACCATTTGTTTATAAATAACTTTCTTTTGATCCTGGTGAGAGGAGTCCTTATGAGAGGAGCCACTTCCTTTCTTGCATGTGGAACTGATCTCGCAGATTTTATAGAGGCTTTCCTGCCCTTTTTCCCTAACTCAAACAAAGGCATATCATCCTTATCACTGTCAGCCTCCTCATCTCCAACAAAAGGAGTTAAAGAAGACCTAGGTTCTTCCAGCCTTTCCACTTCATGAACTTCTTCTATAGGGGCCATGACTGTGTTCCCAATAGTCATGGAGCATTAAGATTTCTTGCTTGCATTTTTCCCTTTACTTTCAGATTCAGTACCCTCACCTTCACTTTCCTTTTCATCTTCGTCACCTTCACTCTCAGAGTCAGCCTTCTCCCtcactttccttttcttcttcttcagagtCACCCACTTGCTCACCTAGTTATTCTTCTACCTCTCCTACTTTTTATTCACCTGATTCCTCCTCATTCTCACTCATCTTCTCACAAGTACTAAGAGTTCTCACGTGCACCTGTTGTTCttcatcatcctcatcatcagtcCATGAACTTcctcatcatcctcatcatcagtcCAACTGTAAGAAGTTTCATCGAAACCTTCTTTAACCTCTATTTCTTTCTCACATTCCCATCAACCATGGTAGGTCATTAATTGTGTCCAAATTTCTATCCTGAGTCGCCACTTCCTTTTCTACAGTAGTGCTTTCTATATGTGGTGTGTCACTCAGGGGTGCAACAACCTCCAAAGGGGAAACTTCGATAGCAGAGACTAGAACATTAAATTTTGATGGAGAAGATTTTACTTGATCAACCTTGACAGGTACAGATTCCCTAGAGCAGTAGCTCCCTTAACTTCCGATCCCCCCTTAACAGTAGCATGAATCGCTACCTTGCCACTTTTTACTGATATCCTTGAGGTAGCCTTGACCTTAGTGGGTTTGGAGGTTATTTATGAGATGGATACAAGTGCATGAGTAGTTGTTTTTAGGgataaaagtccagtggaggtaTGAATCGTAGGTGCAACAGTACCAGAAGATGATGGTGTAGGTACATTAGAGGATATGAGTGCAGATGCAATAGGTGTGGGTTCAAGACCACTGATAGAATTTTGCACTCTTCTTAGGCTTGGACTTCATAATTGTGGTTTTATCTCCTAGTCTTAGATGAGTATTTTGCTTTTGAGGTAGTTTGGCTGGACTTAGTCATGGTGGTGATAGAACGAAGAATTTTCTTTGGTTCTTGCTTAGGTTTTGAAGGGAACAGTGAGGTTTGAGAGATGTACCACGAGAGGATTTTTAAAGAGGGTAGTCCTAATTAGACTAGAAGAGAGAAGGTTACTGAATTTGAGTTCTAACGGAACTCTAATAACGGTTACTTTTGACTGCTGGAGTTTTAGAATTAATTGGACTCTAATTACTCTAGCATTTCCTCTTGATCCTCGAATTTGATAACAAATAGGAATGATGATAACAAGATTAGGGAGTCTGAGTGTAGAAGTAATTTCAGTCATTAAGTTCCAATGATTTAAAACAAAATCGCACGTACCTGAGTCTTAGAACCAACTCCTCTGCAACTCCTTAGTTATTTCTACACTAAAGCTTTAGCACAATAAGTTAGTATCATAAGAATATTCATCAGCTAGATTTTCTAGGCGAGCGTGTGTGCTTAGGACAGGCACGAGACTGAATCAAGCATTTTATACTCAACTATCTACTCTTACTGACTTCTTTTATAGCCAGTCATTTGGGTTTAACctagttggagatattgattaatCCCGGTTCTAGTGTGTTCTGTCAAAGTGATCACTACTCAGTGCCTTAGTGAAAATATCAGCAATTTGATCTTCAGTTTTACAAAAAATGATTGAGATATTCCCTTTTTCAACATTATCTCTCAGAAAATTATGTTTGATATCAATGTGGTTGGTTCTCTTACGCTGACAAGGATTTTTGGCAATATTTATGACATTGGTATTGTCACAAAAATAGGAACacaataaacaaaaatataatagTCCTTGAGTTGTGCCTTATCCATAACAATTTAGCACATTAAGATGTTGCTACTACATATTCTGCTTCAGTTGCAGATAAAGCCACTGAGTTTTGCTTCTTTGTTCCCCAAGACACTGGGTAAGAACCAAGAAAATGTGTTGTTCCTGAAATGCTTTTACTGTCAACGTGAAACCATGCATAGTCTACATCAGCATAACCAACTAGATCAAAGATATAtacttttggataccatagacacaAATTAGGAGTCACTTTAAGATATCTCAGTATTCTCTTGACTGCCTTTAGGTACGACTCCttgggatttgcctgaaatcttgcgcACAGACCCACACTGAACACAATATCAGGCTTACTTGTAGTAAGATAAATCAGTTATCCAATCATTCCTCTGTACAGCTTTTTCTCCACACCCTTGCCTTCTTCGTCTAGATCCAGCTTTATTGCAATGGCAATTGGACTATCAATTAATTTTGAAGAGTCCATGTTGAACTTTTTCAAAAGTTCTTTGATCTATTTTTACTAATGGATCATGGTTCTAGTAGGTGTCTGCTTAATCTGCATGCCAATAAAGAAATTTAATACACCCATCATGCTAATTTCAAACTCACTGCCCATCATTTCAGCAAATTCCTTGCACATAGCTTTAGTAGTAGGCCCAAGATAATGTTATCCATATACACCTGAATAATCAGAATattttttcctttgcttttcaGAAACAATGTGTTGTCCACCTTACCTCTTAAAAAGTTATTAGCTAAGAGGAATTTTGAAAGCCTCTTATACCAGGATCGTGGAGCCTGCTTAAGTCCATACAATTCCTTGTCTAACTTGAAAACATGGTCAGGGAACTCTTCACTTTCAAAACCAGGACGTTGTTTACAAATATCTCCTTCTTCAGGTAACCATTCAGGAATGCACTCTTCACATCCATCTGATATAAAGTGAATTCCATGTGTGCAGCAAAAGTAATTAGCATTCATATAGCTTCAATTCTGGATACATGAGCAAATGTCTCATCATAGTCAATGActtcttcttgattgtaaccCTGAACCACCAGTCTAGTCTTGTTCCTTGTGATTTTTTCTTTGTTCATCCAGATTGTTTCTTAACACCCATCTGGTACCTATAATAGTTTTGTTTTTGGGTCTTTGCACCATATGCCAGACCTTGCTTTTCTCAAATTTATTTAGCTCCTCTTGCATGGCTATTATCCAATCTGGATCCTTTAAGGCTTCCTTTATGCTTTTAGGCTCAATTTGTGAGAGAAATGCAGTTAGTGCACACAGGTTTCTCAGAGATGATCTGGTTTCCACTCCTGCATTTGGATCAGAGATAATGTTCTTAAGGGGGTGTGATATTTGATGTTTTCATGGCCTAACTTGCATACCCAGAGATGATTCAGGCAGGTAGTGACCTAAAGGACCAGAGTCAGTGGTTGTAGCTTCGCCTGTTAGATTATCAGTCAATGTAGTTTCcccttcttcatcttcttcctgATCACTCTCATCTCCCTCATGATTTCCCGATTCCCCTTCAGGTTGTTGTTCAGATTCTCCAGAGGTTCCTTCATCAGTGAGCCCTGTATCAAAGTCTTTATCCTACAAACCTTTCTCAAGCATGTTGTTAGATTCATCAAAATTATCATGAACATTTTCTttaacacacatagttcttttattaaaaacttTGTATGATTTAATATATGGTGCTTAACCTAGGAAAACTCCCTCATCACGCCTGTCATCAAACTGACCTAAAGTTGTTTTTGCCATTGTTATGCATAAAACATTTGCATCTAAAAGCTCTTAGGTTAGTGATGTTGGGATTTCTTCCTCTAAGTAACTCATAGGGTGTCTTCTCATGAATGGGTCTGATCATACATCTGCTTAACAAGTAACCGGCAGTAGCCTCAACCCAAAAGCTCTTAAGGCAGTCCACTAGAAATAGCATAGTCTTGCTCATATCTTCTAGAGATCTATTTTTTCTttcaacaccattttgttgtggagttctgGGTGTAGAGAATTTATGATCAATTCCATGAGTGCTACAGAAACCAAGAAATTTGGAACTTTCAAACTCAATTCCATGGTCTGTTATTATACTTGAAACCACACTCCTCAGTTTCTGTTGAATCAATCTGACAAACactcaaaaaatatcaaaagttTCATCCTTATATGTCAGAAACAAGGTCCATGTgtacctagagtaatcatcaataaTCATAAACACATATTTGTTTCCTCCCCTACTCTTAACTCTCATTGGTCCACATAGGTCCATGTGAAGAAGTTTCAGGGGTTTGGAAGAACTAACAACCTTCTTAGATTTAAAGGATGGCCTTACATTTTTGCCTCTGGCACAAGCATCACATACTTTGTCTGAGGTAAACTTAACTTTGGTATTCCAAGGACCAGGTCCTTTGTTGTCAACTTGTTGAGTTAAGATAGACTGGCATGTCCCAGTCTTCTATGCCATAATAATGGATCATCTTCCACTACACTCAAACATGTATGCTCACACTGAGGAAGAGACATAATGGATATCCTGTAGACATTGTTATGTCTCGTACCTATCAGAACAATTTCTTCAATATCCAGCTTAGTGACAGTGCAGATGTTGGAATTAAACATTACCTCATTACCTTTATCACACATTTGAGAAATGCTGAGAATATTATGTTTAATTCCAACTACATAGTACACATCTTCTATAGTATGAGAGAGTGACTTACCAACCTTGCCAATACCTGTTATTTGTCCtttttttcattttcaaatgACACACTCCTCCTTGGAAGGTTGTCAGTGAGAAAAAGTTTTTCTTTTCACCAGTCATATGTCTTGAGCATCCATTGTTCAGATGCCAATCTTGATTATTTCCTCTCACTTTAGCCTGCAACAAATATCACAAGTTAGCCTTGGGAACCTAGACAAGCTTGGGCCCTTTTTTGTTGGAAAAATGATGAATCAAATCTCTTCTTGATCAGAGGGGGGGAGTGTTAACAGTCCTTTTATTATTGACCTTAATCCACTTAGTTTGAATAAGGTAATTGATGGTTGGTTCTTCTTTCTTCTCCACATGTTTAAGTAGCCCAAAGTTGTTTTTGAACTGAGCAAGAATTAATGCAGGGCAAATATCTTTTAAGTATCCTACCTT
Protein-coding sequences here:
- the LOC138899027 gene encoding secreted RxLR effector protein 161-like — encoded protein: MDSSKLIDSPIAIAIKLDLDEEGKGVEKKLVGLCARFQANPKESYLKAVKRILRYLKVTPNLCLWYPKVYIFDLVGYADVDYAWFHVDSKSISGTTHFLGSYPVSWGTKKQNSVALSATEAEYVVATS